The following proteins come from a genomic window of Dermacentor albipictus isolate Rhodes 1998 colony chromosome 8, USDA_Dalb.pri_finalv2, whole genome shotgun sequence:
- the LOC135921722 gene encoding uncharacterized protein: MDSVLNGLPGVQAYFDDVLVAEKGNNGRKNLKAVLQRFGEYAVKRRKDKCTFRMPEVSYHGCKISTGGLQPLEKNMDAVIRAPTPKNPLVDLFCEDYPTPTMAAAGIQHWSLLLGAYLYKIEYKPGSDNLNADALSRPPLETTDDTSEELHEFVHSLQQLDDVPLSSQALRQLTEKGEVLGNVNSYILHGWPKKVVIPEAARGDMLQLLHETYQ; encoded by the exons ATGGACAGCGTCCTGAACGGTTTGCCGGGAGTCCAGGCGTACTTTGACGACGTTCTGGTGGCTGAGAAGGGGAACAACGGCAGAAAGAACCTCAAGGCAGTTCTCCAGCGCTTTGGAGAGTACGCCGTCAAGCGAAGGAAGGACAAGTGTACCTTCAGGATGCCTGAGGTTTCGTATCACGGCTGCAAGATCAGTACTGGAGGGCTGCAACCTCTGGAGAAGAACATGGATGCAGTCATAAGGGCGCCAACACCCAAGAAC CCGCTGGTGGATCTATTTTGCGAAGATTATCCCACGCCCACTATGGCTGCCGCAGGAATTCAGCATTGGTCCTTGCTGCTGGGAGCATACCTGTACAAGATAGAGTACAAACCTGGCTCGGACAACCTGAATGCTGACGCACTCAGTCGGCCTCCTCTAGAAACCACTGACGACACATCAGAGGAGCTACACGAGTTCGTGCACTCGCTGCAGCAGCTAGATGACGTGCCCCTTTCGTCGCAAGCATTGAGACAGTTGACCGAGAAAGGTGAAGTACTTGGCAATGTCAATTCCTACATACTTCATGGTTGGCCAAAGAA AGTCGTGATTCCCGAGGCTGCTCGTGGTGACATGCTGCAATTGCTGCACGAGACGTACCAGTGA